A genome region from Acaryochloris thomasi RCC1774 includes the following:
- a CDS encoding UvrD-helicase domain-containing protein translates to MSFELLYKPTFTNQLLTIPQDRLRQVLEKIELLRENPKPHGKLKKKLHGYKGNIYRLRSGDQRIIYTYGNGWVALLGVDARKDVYKGDKLVAGETELDTSSLPDMQDLLTPTPAPPTAQRKPTVEQLENYLPVQLTPDFLKRLLVPAQFFDALTACKTLDHLTSAAIPEPLRERVFDAVTTPNFDQVLSQPDLIAGADELLKFKEGNLLGFLLKLNPEQEKYVTWAIKSKGPTLLKGGPGTGKSTVALYRAREVLDRLKAEGVARPKILFTTYTNALVKFSQQLLTQLLGTDAKFVDVKTADKIAYALVVKATGKPAIASSTQQKRLLKSALVDAISSLPGNRLQQQAQRLILQRLHPDYLLEELNSVITARNLQSLADYESTSRSGRRVRLNKTQRQAVWHLHQHFTQQLSEQSIETWPQLRNRALKILAASDTPLVYDAVIIDEAQDLEPNALRLLAQLCRQPNRLFITADANQSIYGSGFRWADVSESLKFVGRTGILRVNHRTTQEIDAAAHNYLYDGSLDNETLEPQYIHSGPPPAIRAVRDREQESYLLAQFCRAAAREFRLGMGACAILTPSDKAGKALADQLCYLGVESHFMASKDLDLNRKGVKVLPLKAAKGLEFPIVAIAGFFDGVYPYIPKGTSDLEIQEILARERRTLFVAMTRAMRALLVVVPAARPQRKPSPLLQSFDSDFWNLGKTDA, encoded by the coding sequence ATGTCCTTTGAGCTGCTCTACAAGCCCACCTTCACCAACCAGCTCCTCACTATTCCTCAAGATCGTCTTCGTCAGGTTTTAGAAAAAATTGAACTCCTGCGCGAAAACCCCAAACCCCACGGCAAACTTAAGAAAAAGCTCCACGGCTACAAAGGCAACATTTACCGCCTGCGCTCCGGCGATCAGCGCATCATTTACACCTACGGTAACGGCTGGGTTGCTCTCCTTGGGGTAGATGCGCGCAAAGATGTGTACAAAGGCGATAAGCTGGTCGCGGGTGAAACCGAGCTAGACACCAGCAGTCTGCCAGACATGCAGGATTTGCTCACGCCAACGCCCGCTCCGCCTACAGCTCAGAGAAAGCCCACCGTAGAGCAACTTGAAAACTACCTCCCGGTGCAGCTCACGCCAGATTTTCTCAAGCGGCTGCTGGTGCCCGCCCAGTTTTTTGACGCTCTCACCGCCTGCAAAACCCTCGACCATCTCACCAGCGCTGCCATTCCTGAACCCTTGCGTGAGCGCGTTTTCGATGCCGTCACCACGCCCAACTTCGACCAGGTTCTCAGCCAGCCCGACCTAATTGCAGGCGCTGATGAACTGCTCAAGTTCAAAGAAGGTAACCTGCTCGGTTTTTTACTGAAGCTCAATCCTGAACAAGAAAAATATGTGACCTGGGCCATTAAGTCCAAAGGCCCTACTCTGCTGAAGGGTGGCCCCGGCACTGGCAAAAGCACCGTCGCCCTCTATCGCGCCCGCGAAGTCCTCGATCGACTTAAGGCCGAAGGCGTTGCTCGGCCCAAAATCTTGTTCACCACCTATACCAATGCCTTGGTGAAGTTTTCGCAGCAGCTTCTGACCCAGCTTCTTGGTACAGATGCTAAATTCGTCGATGTCAAAACCGCCGACAAAATCGCCTATGCCCTGGTCGTGAAGGCCACCGGCAAGCCTGCGATCGCCAGCAGTACCCAGCAAAAACGACTGCTGAAGTCAGCTCTGGTAGATGCGATCTCATCTCTCCCTGGCAATCGCCTCCAGCAGCAGGCCCAGCGGCTCATTCTTCAGCGGCTCCATCCCGACTACCTGCTTGAAGAACTCAACAGCGTCATCACGGCCAGAAACCTACAATCCCTGGCCGATTATGAATCCACCTCTCGCAGCGGACGTCGCGTTCGTCTCAACAAAACCCAGCGGCAAGCCGTCTGGCATTTGCATCAGCACTTTACTCAGCAGCTCAGCGAACAGTCTATAGAAACCTGGCCCCAGTTGCGCAACCGAGCGCTGAAAATCTTAGCGGCTAGCGATACGCCGCTGGTATACGACGCCGTTATCATCGACGAAGCTCAAGATTTAGAGCCGAATGCGCTGCGGCTGCTTGCCCAGCTCTGCCGCCAGCCCAATCGCCTCTTCATCACCGCCGATGCCAACCAGTCCATTTACGGTAGTGGATTCCGCTGGGCCGATGTGAGTGAATCACTGAAGTTTGTGGGGCGTACCGGCATTCTGCGCGTCAACCACCGCACCACCCAAGAAATTGATGCCGCCGCCCATAATTATCTGTACGACGGCAGCTTAGATAATGAAACTCTGGAGCCACAGTACATTCACAGCGGGCCACCGCCCGCCATTCGTGCAGTGCGCGATCGTGAACAAGAAAGCTACCTGCTGGCCCAGTTTTGCCGCGCTGCCGCCCGCGAATTTCGCTTGGGCATGGGCGCTTGTGCCATTCTCACCCCCAGCGATAAAGCAGGTAAGGCCCTCGCCGATCAGCTCTGCTACCTCGGTGTAGAAAGCCACTTTATGGCCAGCAAAGATCTTGATCTCAACCGCAAAGGGGTGAAGGTGTTGCCACTCAAAGCGGCTAAAGGATTGGAGTTTCCGATAGTTGCGATCGCAGGCTTCTTTGACGGTGTCTATCCCTACATTCCCAAAGGCACCTCAGACCTCGAAATTCAAGAAATTTTGGCCCGCGAACGCCGCACCCTCTTTGTGGCCATGACCCGCGCCATGCGAGCGTTACTGGTTGTGGTTCCCGCCGCTCGGCCTCAGCGCAAGCCCAGTCCGTTACTACAGTCCTTTGACTCTGACTTTTGGAATTTGGGAAAGACCGACGCATGA
- a CDS encoding Eco57I restriction-modification methylase domain-containing protein encodes MSTARHHAEWLSLVEASGPFVSMPVLLKAFPQGLDAHDPEVMRQVRLAHSEWQASQQGTAPDRGIHGAWVAFVLQEVLGFPESVLLNGQAVPSALAVTVAEQGETLRPDWGVVQENNTRLLVQVYPPGQDLNKAVKGSRWAASAATRMMELLHGTDVRLGLVTNGEHWLLVNAPKGEATGYISWYATLWQEEKLTLRAFRSLLGVERFFGVDESETIEALLAESINSQQEVTDQLGFQVRSAVEVLVQSIDRADQDRNRALLAGLPETTLYEAALTVMMRLVFLFSAEERGLLLLGDPVYDQFYAVSTLREMLREQADQSGEEILERRYDAWCRLLAIFRAVYGGIGHEALRLPAYGGTLFDPDRFAFLEGRAAGSRWQRVEARPIEINNRTVLHLLEALQLLEVQMPGGGGKVSRKISFRALDIEQIGHVYEGLLDHTAVRATEPILGLVGTKNREPEVALGAFDAAQTSGELLKLLKKETGRSESALQKGLGAAAGGTAISQEWSAYELSRLRVACGNDEALYARVLPFAGLLRLDTFGYPVVIAGGSVYVTQGSDRRDTGTHYTPRSLTEEIVKYTLEPLVYVGVAEGKPKERWRLQKASALLSLKVCDMAMGSGAFLVEVCRYLSARLVEAWESAEAQEVRRTGRMPISQEGVGEEGLEVAEKGQEIRVLPDGSLSVGDAAERLLPADPEERLIMARRLVVDRCIYGVDKNPLAVEMAKLSLWLITLQKNKPFTFLDHALRCGDSLVGVSVEQLCYWNMDTYETMPELLASSIRAQVEEVSQMRRQLENISVETTADQAEKERRLGLAQTRVNGLLLGADQLVTSYFVSSKKSRQDDVRQIMLRTYRGEGDVPEALRGVLEKHNVRPFHWELEFPEVFAEGGGFDAIVGNPPFQGGQKITGALGTVYRDFLVRQIAAGVRGSADLCAYFFLRADEELRVDGGMGLIATNTIAQGDTREVGLDQLAAKGRAIPRAVPSRKWPGSANLEVAHIWVKKGKWAGGFELNEKLVEGITPFLTVPGQAVGNPERLAANQEKSFQGSIVLGMGFVLEPEEAEALMEKDARNADVLFPYLNGQDLNSHPDQSPSRWVINFFDWPLDAEHDDLEKPKGPPYAVDYPDCLAIVREKVKPERDKNKRKVRREKWWQFAERAAGLYGAVEGCDRVLLRARISNIHSVTWVADNWVYNEKVVVFPNSSLAILQSSIHEVWARRYSSSLRKDMQYTPSDCFETFPFPTQYSNLEDIGERYYTHRQSIMRTTNLGLTKTYNRFHTPEDTAPDITQLRTLHTEMDSAVAAAYGWQDFALNHDFHETKQGLRFTISEAARREVLDRLLALNHERYAEEVKLGLHDKKKKKRKRAKAKKAAPRKEAPPDDQMKLFL; translated from the coding sequence ATGTCTACTGCTCGTCATCACGCTGAATGGTTATCGCTGGTTGAGGCTTCGGGGCCGTTTGTGAGTATGCCGGTGCTGCTGAAGGCGTTTCCGCAGGGGCTGGATGCCCACGACCCAGAGGTGATGCGGCAGGTGCGGTTAGCCCACAGCGAATGGCAAGCCAGTCAGCAGGGGACTGCGCCGGATCGGGGCATTCATGGGGCGTGGGTGGCGTTTGTGCTGCAGGAGGTGTTGGGCTTTCCGGAGAGTGTGCTGCTGAATGGGCAGGCGGTGCCGTCGGCCCTGGCGGTGACGGTGGCGGAGCAGGGGGAGACGCTGCGGCCTGATTGGGGGGTGGTGCAGGAAAATAATACGCGGCTGCTGGTGCAGGTATATCCGCCGGGGCAGGATTTGAATAAGGCCGTCAAAGGATCGCGGTGGGCAGCGAGTGCGGCGACGCGGATGATGGAGCTGCTGCACGGTACGGATGTGCGGCTGGGTCTGGTGACCAATGGGGAGCACTGGCTGCTGGTGAATGCACCGAAGGGAGAAGCGACGGGCTATATCTCTTGGTACGCGACGCTGTGGCAGGAGGAGAAGCTGACGCTGCGGGCGTTTCGGTCTTTGCTGGGGGTGGAGCGATTTTTTGGGGTTGACGAATCGGAGACGATTGAGGCGCTGTTAGCTGAGAGCATCAACTCTCAGCAGGAGGTGACCGACCAGCTCGGCTTTCAGGTGCGCTCTGCGGTGGAAGTGCTGGTGCAGTCGATTGACCGGGCCGATCAAGATCGGAATCGGGCGCTGCTGGCTGGGTTGCCGGAGACGACGCTCTATGAGGCGGCGCTAACGGTGATGATGCGGCTGGTGTTTTTGTTTTCGGCGGAGGAGCGGGGGCTGCTGCTCTTGGGCGATCCGGTGTATGACCAGTTTTATGCGGTGAGTACGCTGCGAGAGATGCTGCGGGAGCAGGCAGATCAGAGCGGGGAGGAGATTTTAGAGCGTAGGTATGATGCATGGTGTCGGCTGCTGGCGATTTTTAGAGCGGTGTATGGCGGCATTGGGCATGAGGCGCTGCGGCTGCCTGCCTATGGTGGGACGCTGTTTGACCCGGACCGGTTTGCGTTTTTAGAGGGGCGGGCGGCGGGCAGCCGCTGGCAGCGGGTCGAGGCGAGGCCGATTGAGATCAACAATAGAACGGTGCTGCACTTGCTAGAGGCGCTGCAGTTGCTAGAGGTGCAGATGCCGGGGGGCGGGGGCAAGGTGTCTCGTAAAATCTCTTTCCGGGCATTGGATATTGAGCAGATTGGGCACGTGTATGAGGGGTTGCTAGACCATACGGCGGTGCGGGCAACAGAGCCGATTTTAGGATTGGTGGGGACGAAGAATAGGGAGCCGGAGGTGGCGCTGGGGGCCTTCGACGCCGCTCAGACCTCGGGTGAGCTGCTGAAGTTGCTGAAAAAGGAGACGGGGCGGAGCGAGTCTGCTTTGCAGAAGGGGTTGGGGGCAGCGGCAGGCGGGACGGCTATCTCACAGGAGTGGAGTGCGTATGAGTTGAGTCGGCTGCGGGTGGCTTGCGGAAATGATGAGGCGCTGTATGCGCGGGTGCTACCGTTTGCGGGGCTGTTGCGGCTGGATACGTTTGGCTACCCGGTGGTGATTGCGGGGGGGAGCGTGTATGTGACGCAGGGGAGTGACCGGCGCGATACGGGGACGCACTATACGCCGCGTAGTCTGACGGAGGAGATTGTGAAGTATACGCTGGAGCCGCTGGTGTATGTGGGGGTGGCGGAGGGGAAGCCGAAAGAGAGGTGGAGGCTGCAGAAAGCGTCGGCGCTGCTGAGCCTGAAGGTGTGCGATATGGCGATGGGGAGCGGGGCGTTTTTGGTAGAGGTATGCCGGTATCTATCAGCGCGGCTGGTGGAGGCTTGGGAAAGCGCAGAGGCGCAAGAGGTAAGAAGGACAGGCAGGATGCCTATCTCACAAGAGGGGGTTGGGGAAGAGGGATTGGAGGTTGCTGAAAAGGGGCAAGAAATTAGAGTGTTGCCGGATGGGTCTCTTTCTGTGGGAGATGCGGCAGAGCGATTGTTGCCTGCTGACCCAGAGGAACGACTGATTATGGCGCGGCGGCTGGTGGTGGATCGGTGCATTTATGGGGTGGATAAGAATCCGCTGGCGGTGGAGATGGCGAAGCTGTCGCTGTGGTTAATTACGCTGCAAAAGAATAAGCCGTTTACGTTTTTAGACCATGCGCTTCGGTGTGGGGATTCGCTGGTGGGGGTGAGTGTAGAGCAGCTCTGCTACTGGAATATGGATACCTATGAGACAATGCCGGAGCTGTTGGCGAGCAGTATTCGGGCGCAGGTGGAGGAGGTGTCGCAGATGCGGCGGCAGCTAGAGAATATTTCGGTGGAGACGACGGCGGATCAGGCTGAGAAGGAGCGGCGGCTGGGGCTGGCGCAAACGCGGGTGAACGGGCTGCTGTTGGGGGCGGATCAGCTTGTGACGAGCTATTTTGTTTCGAGTAAGAAGAGTCGTCAGGATGATGTGCGGCAGATTATGCTGCGGACGTATCGGGGTGAGGGGGATGTGCCGGAGGCGCTGCGGGGGGTGCTAGAGAAGCATAATGTGCGGCCTTTTCATTGGGAGCTGGAGTTTCCGGAGGTGTTTGCGGAGGGGGGTGGGTTTGATGCGATCGTGGGGAACCCACCGTTTCAGGGTGGGCAGAAGATTACGGGTGCGTTGGGAACTGTCTATAGAGACTTTTTAGTGAGACAGATTGCGGCAGGGGTGAGGGGAAGTGCGGATTTGTGTGCGTACTTTTTCTTGCGGGCAGATGAAGAGCTGCGAGTAGATGGCGGGATGGGGTTGATTGCAACAAACACAATTGCACAGGGAGATACGCGGGAGGTGGGGCTAGATCAGCTTGCGGCAAAGGGGCGGGCGATACCTCGGGCGGTGCCGAGCCGGAAGTGGCCGGGGAGCGCGAATTTGGAGGTGGCTCATATTTGGGTGAAAAAGGGAAAGTGGGCAGGCGGCTTTGAGCTGAATGAGAAGTTAGTGGAGGGGATTACGCCGTTCTTGACGGTTCCGGGGCAGGCGGTGGGCAATCCTGAGCGGTTGGCGGCGAATCAGGAGAAGTCTTTTCAGGGTTCAATCGTTTTAGGCATGGGTTTTGTTTTAGAGCCAGAAGAGGCTGAGGCGTTGATGGAGAAAGATGCTCGCAACGCGGATGTGTTGTTTCCTTATTTGAATGGACAAGACTTGAACTCACACCCGGATCAGTCGCCGAGTCGTTGGGTGATTAATTTCTTTGATTGGCCTTTGGATGCTGAGCATGATGATCTGGAAAAACCGAAGGGGCCACCCTATGCGGTGGACTATCCTGATTGTTTGGCGATTGTGCGGGAGAAGGTGAAGCCTGAGCGGGATAAGAATAAGCGGAAAGTTCGCCGCGAGAAATGGTGGCAATTTGCAGAAAGAGCGGCAGGGCTTTATGGGGCGGTTGAGGGTTGCGATCGCGTTTTGTTAAGAGCGAGAATTTCCAATATCCATTCAGTCACATGGGTGGCTGATAACTGGGTCTATAACGAGAAAGTTGTTGTCTTTCCCAATTCTTCTCTAGCCATTCTTCAATCCAGCATTCATGAGGTATGGGCTAGAAGATACAGCTCGAGCTTGAGAAAAGATATGCAATATACGCCGTCTGATTGTTTTGAAACCTTCCCCTTTCCCACCCAATACAGCAACCTAGAAGACATTGGCGAACGCTACTACACCCACCGCCAATCCATCATGCGCACAACCAACCTCGGCCTCACCAAAACCTACAACCGCTTCCACACCCCCGAAGACACCGCCCCCGACATCACCCAACTCCGCACCCTCCACACCGAAATGGACTCCGCCGTCGCTGCCGCCTACGGCTGGCAAGACTTCGCTCTAAATCACGACTTCCATGAAACCAAACAAGGGCTGCGATTTACCATCAGCGAAGCCGCCCGCCGCGAAGTCCTCGATCGCCTGCTGGCGCTGAACCATGAGCGCTATGCAGAAGAAGTAAAGCTGGGACTGCACGATAAGAAAAAGAAAAAAAGAAAGAGGGCGAAGGCGAAAAAGGCAGCACCTCGCAAAGAAGCACCGCCAGACGATCAGATGAAGCTGTTCTTGTAG